A segment of the Candidatus Obscuribacterales bacterium genome:
GCTGTTCCTGCATGTGGGTATGTCAGGACTGGGGTTGCTGGGTGTTGCCGTTTTAGGTGCCACCCCAGCTTATGCATCTTTAGACACCGATCCGGTCCTCGATGAATTAGATACCTATGGACTCCTCCAAGCCAATCCTCAACTTGATGAACAGCCCTGGGCTACTGAGGGACAGGAGGATATCAACAGTACCCCAGTATCGGATGGCGTGCGGGTAGAAGAGTTAGATTCAGCGATCGCCCTGGATGAAGACATCCCTAGTGATGAAGATATCCTCCAGGTGGACAACATGGAGGACAGTCTTGGCTTAGAGTCCGTGATATCTTTAGAGACGATCGCCGAGGGCAGCCCCATGGCTCAAGTCACTTCGGTGAACCAACTCAGTGACGTAAAGCCTACAGACTGGGCATTTCAGGCGCTACAATCCCTAATTGAGCGCTATGGCTGTATTGCTGGCTATCCCAACGGCACCTTCCAAGGCCATCAGTCCATCAGTCGCTATGAATTCGCGGCTGGCTTAAATGCTTGTCTGGAAGGACTGGCGCTAGGCACGTCTGGCTCAGATGATTTAGCCATCGTTGAACGCCTGCAAACAGAATTTGCTAATGAATTAGCTAGTCTCCGCGACCAAGTTGATGCCCTAGAAACCCAGATTGCGCTGCTCGAAAGTCAGCAGTTTTCCACCACCACTCGCCTTTTCGGACAGCTAGTGGTCGGTGTGCAAGGACGCACCGACAACCGGGCAGATTTCTTTCCTGTCGATGGAGTTCAGGATACCGATGATCCCTCCACTCAACTTAACCTAATTACCAATGCTCAACTCAGCTTACTTACTCAGTTTAATCCCAATAGCCTGCTCTTGATTGGAATGCAGGGTGGTTCAGGTTCTACAGCACCGCGACTCACCAATGACACCCGCCTGAGCTATGAGGGTAATACAAATAATGATCTACAGCTTAGCGATTTAACCTATCGACAGCTGATCGGCGACGACTTTGCCATTATTGTTGGGCCAAGGGGCGTCAACGCCGTTAACGTTTTTCGAGGTGCCAACCGGGTTGAAAGTGCTGGCTTTGGCCCCCTATCTGCTTTTGCCCAACGTAATCCTGTCATTAGCGTAGGCGGTGGTGATACAGGGGTAGGCTTTGACTGGCAAGTTGCCCCCTGGATGAGTGTACAGGGGGTTTATTCCACCAGTAACGGCCCTGATCCAGCAAGGGGATTGTTTGGGGGAGACTTTGGGGATACAGTGATAGGTACTCAGCTTACCTTTGTACCTATCGATACCATAGATATCGCTCTTAACTATGTCAATGCCTATACACGTTCGGGGAATCTCCGTAACAGCATTGGCGATAGT
Coding sequences within it:
- a CDS encoding iron uptake porin, producing the protein LFLHVGMSGLGLLGVAVLGATPAYASLDTDPVLDELDTYGLLQANPQLDEQPWATEGQEDINSTPVSDGVRVEELDSAIALDEDIPSDEDILQVDNMEDSLGLESVISLETIAEGSPMAQVTSVNQLSDVKPTDWAFQALQSLIERYGCIAGYPNGTFQGHQSISRYEFAAGLNACLEGLALGTSGSDDLAIVERLQTEFANELASLRDQVDALETQIALLESQQFSTTTRLFGQLVVGVQGRTDNRADFFPVDGVQDTDDPSTQLNLITNAQLSLLTQFNPNSLLLIGMQGGSGSTAPRLTNDTRLSYEGNTNNDLQLSDLTYRQLIGDDFAIIVGPRGVNAVNVFRGANRVESAGFGPLSAFAQRNPVISVGGGDTGVGFDWQVAPWMSVQGVYSTSNGPDPARGLFGGDFGDTVIGTQLTFVPIDTIDIALNYVNAYTRSGNLRNSIGDS